A part of Lacerta agilis isolate rLacAgi1 chromosome 7, rLacAgi1.pri, whole genome shotgun sequence genomic DNA contains:
- the ROPN1L gene encoding ropporin-1-like protein, which produces MPVPDVMFCAQQIHVPPELPNIMKQFTKAAIRTQPRDVLQWSYAYFYALSNGEPLPVKDRLERPVATQKNDTGLTPGLLKILHKQLSEKETVEVSDLQRKWKNLCLPMEQLRNLLRLGNFLEGVEWMKFFALACSALGGSLLSSMKHACEILTNDPEGGAARIPYDTFAFIYSYLASLDEEITEESTEKFLKGLKEQVSRKEYMVGVADFRK; this is translated from the exons ATGCCTGTTCCAGATGTTATGTTCTGTGCGCAGCAGATCCATGTTCCTCCTGAATTgccaaatattatgaaacaatttACCAAGGCTGCTATCAGGACCCAACCGCGTGATGTACTTCAGTGGTCTTATGC GTATTTCTATGCTTTGTCAAATGGAGAGCCTCTTCCTGTGAAGGACCGCCTTGAAAGGCCAGTAGCCACACAGAAAAATGACACTGGTCTGACTCCAGGACTCCTTAAAATTTTGCATAAACAG CTCTCTGAAAAGGAAACTGTGGAAGTATCAGACCTTCAGAGAAAGTGGAAAAACTTGTGCTTGCCAATGGAACAGCTCCGCAACCTTCTTCGACTGGGCAATTTTTTAGAAGGAGTGGAATGGATGAAGTTCTTTGCCCTTGCATGTAGTGCTCTTGGTGGG TCCTTACTCAGTTCTATGAAACATGCCTGTGAAATTCTTACAAATGATCCAGAAGGTGGAGCAGCCCGCATTCCATATGACACTTTCGCATTTATCTATAGCTACTTGGCTAGCTTAGATGAGGAGATAACAGAGGAATCCACTGAGAAATTCCTGAAGGGTCTTAAAGAACAAGT GTCACGCAAGGAATATATGGTTGGAGTTGCAGATTTCCGCAAATGA